The Triticum aestivum cultivar Chinese Spring chromosome 7B, IWGSC CS RefSeq v2.1, whole genome shotgun sequence genome window below encodes:
- the LOC123158728 gene encoding histidine-containing phosphotransfer protein 2-like, which produces MASVALRAQLKTLVTSRFALGMVDEYFQYLQSMDEDGSSAQEGLVTEVINLFIANANRILNDIAGLLNQPVIDFNKVDDLVHQLKGCTSSVMCSALIKICTHVKNSSMLVL; this is translated from the exons ATGGCGTCTGTCGCGCTTAGGGCCCAGCTGAAAACCCTTGTCACATCCAGGTTCGCCCTG GGTATGGTTGACGAGTATTTCCAGTACTTGCAGTCGATGGACGAGGATGGTAGCTCAGCACAAGAAGGCTTGGTCACCGAGGTCATCAACCTCTTCATCGCCAACGCCAACAGGATTCTCAACGACATCGCCGGCCTGTT GAACCAGCCCGTGATAGACTTCAACAAGGTAGACGACCTGGTGCATCAGCTCAAGGGGTGCACCAGTTCAGTGATGTGTTCTGCTCTAATAAAAATTTGCACGCATGTTAAGAATTCGTCAATGCTTGTTCtttaa